A DNA window from Streptomyces canus contains the following coding sequences:
- a CDS encoding FAD binding domain-containing protein, with the protein MDFLRPASWEEALAAKAEHPTAVPIAGGTDVMVEINFDHRRPEYLLDLNRVGDLTEWEVGEDTVRLGASVPYTRIMEDLRGELPGLALASHTVASPQIRNRGGVGGNLGTASPAGDAHPALLAAGAEVEVESVRGSRLIPIDEFYTGVKRNALAADELIRAVHIKKADGPQQYSKVGTRNAMVIAVCAFGLALHPETRTVRTGIGSAAPTPVRARTAEEFLNAALEEGGFWDNGKIITPSVAKQFADLCAASCNPIDDVRGTASYRRHAVGIMARRTLTWTWESYRGTAATTEGAA; encoded by the coding sequence ATGGACTTCCTTCGCCCCGCCAGCTGGGAGGAGGCGCTCGCCGCCAAGGCCGAGCACCCCACCGCTGTGCCCATCGCGGGCGGCACCGACGTGATGGTCGAGATCAACTTCGACCATCGGCGGCCCGAGTACCTGCTCGACCTGAACCGCGTCGGCGACCTCACCGAGTGGGAGGTCGGTGAGGACACCGTGCGGCTCGGTGCCTCCGTGCCGTACACCCGGATCATGGAGGACCTGCGCGGCGAGCTCCCGGGCCTGGCCCTCGCCTCGCACACCGTGGCCTCCCCGCAGATCCGCAACCGCGGCGGCGTCGGCGGCAACCTCGGTACCGCCTCCCCGGCCGGTGACGCCCACCCCGCCCTCCTCGCGGCCGGCGCCGAGGTCGAGGTCGAGTCGGTGCGCGGATCGCGGCTCATCCCGATCGACGAGTTCTACACCGGCGTGAAGCGCAACGCGCTGGCGGCCGACGAGCTCATCCGCGCCGTGCACATCAAGAAGGCCGATGGGCCCCAGCAGTACTCCAAGGTCGGCACGCGCAACGCCATGGTCATCGCCGTGTGCGCCTTCGGGCTCGCCCTGCACCCCGAGACGCGGACCGTGCGGACGGGGATCGGCTCGGCCGCTCCCACACCCGTTCGGGCCAGGACCGCCGAGGAGTTTCTGAACGCGGCTCTGGAAGAGGGCGGGTTCTGGGACAACGGCAAGATCATCACCCCTTCGGTCGCCAAGCAGTTCGCGGATCTCTGCGCCGCCTCCTGCAACCCGATCGACGACGTCCGGGGCACGGCGAGCTACCGCCGCCACGCGGTCGGCATCATGGCCCGCCGCACACTGACCTGGACCTGGGAGTCGTACCGCGGCACCGCCGCCACCACGGAGGGAGCTGCGTAA